The bacterium genome window below encodes:
- a CDS encoding TetR/AcrR family transcriptional regulator yields the protein MPTRSIEPTRRRDAKGATRSSAANGSARRRILAAAIQVFGTYGFSKSTVQEIAAAAHVSKPLFYRQFENKQDVFEAVIEQVFDDWHEAMTARVARISGSTSEALRALFIGVLEYAQARPLLNHLLARDSQLLLSTQSDVWDRACDALRDLITQILRRGVARGEVRSDVDVEHMSDLLTEINFVYVNRQLHTGMAIGDALAADVSRCLFGAVSAHAPDDREASR from the coding sequence GTGCCCACCCGATCGATCGAGCCCACGCGCCGGCGCGATGCCAAGGGGGCGACCCGCTCGAGCGCAGCGAACGGCTCGGCGCGCCGCCGTATCCTCGCCGCCGCGATCCAGGTCTTCGGGACCTACGGCTTCAGCAAGTCGACGGTGCAGGAGATCGCTGCGGCGGCCCACGTCTCGAAGCCCCTCTTCTATCGCCAGTTCGAGAACAAGCAGGACGTCTTCGAGGCAGTGATCGAGCAGGTGTTCGACGACTGGCACGAGGCGATGACGGCGCGTGTGGCGCGCATCTCCGGGAGCACGTCGGAGGCGCTCCGCGCCCTCTTCATCGGCGTCCTCGAATACGCGCAGGCGCGCCCGCTCCTCAATCATCTGCTGGCGCGCGATTCGCAGCTCCTGCTGTCGACCCAGAGCGACGTCTGGGATCGGGCCTGCGATGCCTTGCGCGACCTGATCACGCAGATCCTCCGGCGCGGCGTCGCCCGCGGCGAAGTGCGCTCGGACGTCGACGTCGAGCACATGTCCGATCTCCTCACCGAGATCAACTTCGTCTACGTCAATCGCCAGCTCCACACGGGCATGGCGATCGGGGACGCGCTCGCCGCGGACGTATCGCGCTGCCTCTTCGGCGCGGTCTCCGCACATGCGCCGGACGATCGGGAGGCGTCGCGATGA
- a CDS encoding VOC family protein: MKVSVDQYCINVSDLAKSVDFYENAIGLKVTHRVEEKDFREVILQGESGNRIQLAWQRNQQGPIEHGNAFWKLYLQTDDCKGLYQRCIDWGAESHTEPVQLEEWPVIAAFVLDPDGYLVEILETFGEAAEVSGSMAPKE; encoded by the coding sequence ATGAAGGTCAGTGTCGACCAGTACTGCATCAACGTCAGCGATCTCGCCAAGAGCGTCGACTTCTACGAGAACGCGATCGGCCTGAAGGTCACCCATCGCGTCGAGGAGAAGGACTTCCGCGAGGTGATCCTCCAGGGCGAGAGCGGCAACCGCATCCAGCTGGCCTGGCAGCGAAACCAGCAGGGACCGATCGAGCACGGCAACGCCTTCTGGAAGCTCTATCTGCAGACCGACGACTGCAAGGGCCTCTACCAGCGCTGCATCGACTGGGGTGCCGAGTCGCACACGGAGCCGGTGCAGCTCGAGGAGTGGCCGGTGATCGCCGCCTTCGTGCTGGACCCCGACGGCTACCTGGTCGAGATCCTCGAGACCTTCGGCGAAGCCGCCGAGGTGAGCGGCTCGATGGCGCCCAAGGAGTGA
- a CDS encoding TIGR03564 family F420-dependent LLM class oxidoreductase has product MRVGLFIASRGGVSLDRLLEHFVRAEDEGFDTAWAGHTFDWDALTILSLAGRSTRRIELGSWVVPTPPRHPFALAQQALTTQQAAQGRLALGIGVSHSAVIEKRFGLDAQRPARHMREVLAVLPSLLSGEEARFEGEALRIRARLDIQEAEAPPILCAALGPRMLELAGERADGVALWLGGERFLRDFALARIDAGAAAAGRARPRIVVGLPVCVSTSPSARDAAERYVGPSARLPAYRRVLEREGRGAAAEAALIGDEDAVVRRLENLAALGVTDFNAIPFGVPDDSDALRRTRHVLATFRRART; this is encoded by the coding sequence ATGCGCGTCGGCCTCTTCATCGCGAGCCGAGGCGGGGTGTCGCTCGATCGACTGCTCGAGCACTTCGTTCGCGCCGAGGACGAAGGTTTCGACACGGCCTGGGCCGGCCACACCTTCGACTGGGACGCGCTCACGATCCTCTCGCTCGCCGGTCGCTCGACCCGACGGATCGAGCTCGGCAGCTGGGTCGTCCCGACGCCGCCGCGCCATCCCTTCGCCCTCGCCCAGCAGGCGCTCACGACCCAGCAGGCGGCCCAAGGCCGCCTCGCCCTGGGAATCGGCGTCAGTCATTCGGCGGTGATCGAGAAGCGCTTCGGGCTCGATGCGCAGCGACCGGCGCGGCACATGCGCGAGGTGCTCGCGGTCCTGCCGTCGTTGCTGTCGGGGGAGGAAGCGCGCTTCGAGGGCGAGGCGCTCCGGATCCGCGCGCGACTGGACATCCAGGAAGCCGAGGCACCGCCGATCCTCTGCGCCGCGCTCGGCCCCCGAATGCTCGAGCTCGCCGGTGAGCGAGCCGATGGTGTCGCCCTCTGGCTGGGCGGAGAGCGGTTCCTGCGCGACTTCGCCCTGGCACGGATCGACGCAGGCGCAGCCGCCGCCGGACGCGCTCGTCCGCGGATCGTGGTCGGCCTCCCGGTCTGCGTCTCGACCTCCCCTTCCGCCCGCGACGCCGCGGAGCGCTACGTCGGTCCGAGCGCGCGGTTGCCGGCCTATCGACGCGTGCTCGAACGCGAAGGACGCGGGGCCGCCGCCGAGGCCGCCCTGATCGGAGACGAGGATGCCGTCGTCCGACGCCTGGAGAACCTCGCGGCGCTCGGGGTGACCGACTTCAATGCGATCCCCTTCGGTGTGCCGGACGACTCCGACGCCCTGCGGCGCACGCGACACGTGCTCGCGACCTTCCGAAGAGCGCGGACGTAG
- a CDS encoding cytochrome P450, with product MSFDSGTPLAGEELIDPDRYARDGYPFDTWDRLRREAPVLRYEGPDYPFWALTRHQDIVETSRQPEIFSNQPRFQIMIGADYGSDDEREPETMVHMDPPQHRQFRDLLARRFTPREMRKIEHQMSELAAEIVDGVAETGLEGECDFVEKIAAPLPLAAIAWLIDLPRADWMDLYHWSNAVVGATDPDYQRPGETAHETRMRASADIYGYFHALIEDRAKRNGTDLVSLLSRSEIDGQPLTPHQLVSYCLFLIAGGTETTRNALSGGMHGFFEHPDEWQKLVDDPSKAQRATEEILRWSTPVVQMARTPIRDVEIGGQKIRAGETIAMFYGSGNRDETVFEDPYRFDIDRHPNPHLALGVGEHYCMGANLARLELRVMLRQLASRFRELRPAGPVERLRSSSTGGVKSMPIHYRLDG from the coding sequence ATGAGCTTCGATTCGGGAACGCCTCTGGCGGGCGAGGAGCTGATCGACCCCGATCGCTACGCGCGCGACGGTTACCCCTTCGACACCTGGGACCGGCTGCGCCGCGAAGCGCCGGTCCTCCGCTACGAGGGACCCGACTACCCGTTCTGGGCGCTCACCCGCCACCAGGACATCGTCGAGACCTCCCGCCAGCCCGAGATCTTCTCGAACCAGCCCCGCTTCCAGATCATGATCGGCGCCGACTACGGAAGCGACGACGAGCGCGAACCCGAGACGATGGTCCACATGGACCCGCCGCAGCACCGGCAGTTCCGCGACCTGTTGGCCCGCCGGTTCACGCCTCGCGAGATGCGGAAGATCGAGCACCAGATGTCCGAACTCGCGGCGGAGATCGTCGATGGCGTCGCCGAAACCGGTCTCGAGGGCGAATGCGACTTCGTCGAGAAGATCGCAGCGCCGCTCCCGCTGGCGGCGATCGCCTGGCTGATCGACCTGCCCCGCGCGGACTGGATGGATCTCTACCACTGGTCGAACGCCGTGGTCGGCGCGACCGACCCCGACTACCAGAGGCCCGGCGAGACGGCCCACGAAACGCGCATGCGCGCGAGCGCCGACATCTACGGCTACTTCCACGCGCTGATCGAGGACCGCGCCAAGCGGAACGGGACCGACCTGGTGAGCCTCCTCAGCCGCTCGGAGATCGACGGCCAGCCGCTCACGCCCCACCAGCTCGTCTCCTACTGCCTCTTCCTGATCGCCGGAGGAACGGAGACGACGCGCAACGCGCTGAGCGGCGGCATGCACGGCTTCTTCGAGCATCCCGACGAATGGCAGAAGCTGGTCGACGACCCGTCGAAGGCCCAACGCGCAACGGAAGAGATCCTTCGTTGGTCCACCCCCGTCGTCCAGATGGCACGAACCCCGATTCGCGACGTCGAAATCGGCGGCCAGAAGATCCGCGCGGGCGAGACGATCGCGATGTTCTACGGATCCGGAAACCGCGACGAGACGGTCTTCGAGGATCCCTATCGCTTCGACATCGACCGTCACCCCAATCCGCACCTCGCGCTGGGCGTGGGTGAGCACTACTGCATGGGGGCGAACCTCGCGCGTCTCGAGCTCCGCGTGATGCTCCGACAGCTCGCGTCCCGATTCCGTGAGCTCCGGCCGGCCGGCCCGGTCGAGCGGCTGCGCTCGAGCAGCACGGGCGGGGTCAAGTCGATGCCGATCCACTACCGCCTCGACGGCTGA
- a CDS encoding TauD/TfdA family dioxygenase, with protein MSDIEIRPMGPVIGAEIHGVDLGGDLSKKILDQVEKALVDHLVLAFKGQDITPDQHLDFGRHFGEVYCPPMSAFPPEHPEIMLLDTTTPKGAGADNWHYDATFMPEPPMASVLRPVLLPAGGGGDTCFANMYEAFEALSEPMREMLDGRNAVHDLSGQLRISVDRGISPDGFEELTRKWPPMEHPVVRTHPVTGRKALFLNKVTGSRIVGLSDRENDLLVPFLLDHVRDPAFQCRMRWTSDTILMWDNRCTQHCGVPDFTDRRIMHRVTIAGDRPR; from the coding sequence ATGAGCGACATCGAAATCCGACCGATGGGACCCGTGATCGGTGCCGAGATCCACGGCGTCGACCTGGGCGGCGATCTCTCGAAGAAGATCCTCGACCAGGTCGAGAAGGCCCTGGTCGACCACCTGGTCCTCGCGTTCAAGGGACAGGACATCACGCCCGATCAGCACCTCGACTTCGGCCGTCACTTCGGCGAGGTCTATTGCCCGCCGATGTCCGCGTTTCCGCCCGAGCATCCCGAAATCATGTTGCTCGACACGACCACGCCCAAGGGCGCGGGGGCTGACAACTGGCACTACGACGCGACCTTCATGCCCGAGCCCCCGATGGCTTCGGTCCTGCGTCCCGTCCTGCTGCCGGCGGGCGGCGGGGGCGACACCTGCTTTGCGAACATGTACGAAGCCTTCGAGGCGCTCTCCGAGCCGATGCGGGAGATGCTCGATGGGAGGAACGCGGTGCACGACCTGAGCGGGCAGCTCCGGATCTCCGTCGATCGCGGCATCAGCCCGGACGGATTCGAGGAGCTCACGCGGAAATGGCCGCCGATGGAGCATCCGGTCGTGCGCACCCACCCCGTGACGGGACGCAAGGCGCTCTTCCTCAACAAGGTGACCGGCAGCCGGATCGTCGGACTCTCGGATCGGGAGAACGACCTGCTCGTCCCCTTCCTGCTCGACCATGTCCGGGATCCGGCCTTCCAGTGCCGCATGCGGTGGACATCGGACACGATCCTCATGTGGGACAACCGCTGTACCCAACACTGCGGCGTCCCGGACTTCACCGACCGCCGAATCATGCATCGCGTGACGATCGCGGGCGATCGGCCTCGCTGA
- a CDS encoding PQQ-dependent dehydrogenase, methanol/ethanol family has translation MPIRHAFALALFTLSGLACSSDEDTLRGGEEAARPARAVTLERLVSADAEPQNWITHGGDYAEQRFSQLDQIDTTNVEALGLAWTFDLQTDRGVEATPLVDDGVMYVSAPFSLVHALDAVTGEKRWTFDPEMDREWVRNVCCGFVNRGVALYGDKVYVGTLDGRLIAIDRETGESVWDVNTIEDGKPYSITGAPRVVEGKVVIGNSGADFGVRGYVSAYEAETGALAWRTYTVPGNPADGFESEAMARAAATWTGEWWIAGGGGTPWDGMAYDPELRLLYVGTGNGSPYVRWLRSPEGGDNLYLSSILALDPDTGEQVWYYQETPAESWDYTATAPIMLVDLEIEGRLRKTLLHAPKNGFFFVLDRTDGSFISATPFTTVTWALGYDEKGRPIENPAKDFRGRPQFIRPSPYGGHSWQPWSYHPGTGLVYFPKRDMGSIFAGVTEWAYKPKTWNMGFDTASLDSFSESDGGPMTASLIAWDPVAQKEVWSVPHVTGFNGGTLATAGGLVFQGSSDGRFVAYRATDGEKLWESPASTGVIAGPVTYEVDGEQYVAVTAGWGASFAWSGGQLALAAGVRGGGRVLTFKLGATGVVPTGKPPLGPVPPPTFRVESTEAERAEGKELFHFYCSVCHGPMAVAGGSVPDLRHLPESKHALFEDIVLGGLLQRGGMPAFPDQLDSDQVRVVQAWILEQARLASSPTD, from the coding sequence ATGCCGATCCGTCACGCCTTCGCGCTCGCCCTGTTCACCCTCTCGGGCCTCGCCTGCTCGAGCGACGAGGACACGCTGCGAGGCGGCGAGGAGGCAGCACGACCCGCGCGTGCCGTGACCCTCGAGCGGCTCGTGAGCGCCGACGCCGAGCCGCAGAACTGGATCACCCACGGCGGAGACTACGCCGAACAGCGCTTCAGCCAGCTCGACCAGATCGACACGACGAACGTCGAAGCGCTCGGTCTCGCGTGGACCTTCGACCTCCAGACCGATCGAGGCGTCGAAGCGACCCCGCTCGTCGACGACGGGGTGATGTACGTGAGCGCCCCGTTCAGCCTCGTCCATGCCCTCGACGCGGTCACGGGCGAGAAGCGCTGGACCTTCGACCCTGAGATGGACAGGGAGTGGGTCCGGAACGTGTGCTGTGGCTTCGTCAATCGCGGCGTCGCCCTCTACGGCGACAAGGTCTACGTCGGAACGCTCGACGGACGCCTGATCGCCATCGACCGGGAGACGGGGGAATCGGTCTGGGACGTGAACACGATCGAGGACGGCAAGCCGTATTCGATCACGGGGGCCCCGCGCGTCGTCGAGGGCAAGGTCGTGATCGGCAACTCCGGCGCCGACTTCGGCGTCCGAGGCTACGTCTCGGCCTACGAGGCCGAGACCGGTGCGCTCGCCTGGCGAACCTACACGGTTCCGGGAAACCCCGCGGACGGCTTCGAGTCGGAGGCGATGGCGCGCGCGGCGGCGACCTGGACGGGCGAGTGGTGGATCGCGGGCGGCGGGGGCACGCCCTGGGACGGAATGGCCTACGACCCGGAGCTCCGCCTGCTCTACGTGGGGACCGGCAACGGCTCCCCCTACGTCCGCTGGCTCAGGAGCCCGGAAGGCGGCGACAACCTCTACCTCTCGTCGATTCTCGCGCTCGATCCCGACACCGGCGAACAGGTCTGGTACTACCAGGAGACGCCCGCCGAGAGCTGGGACTACACCGCGACCGCGCCGATCATGTTGGTCGACCTCGAGATCGAGGGCCGACTCCGCAAGACGCTGCTCCACGCACCGAAGAACGGCTTCTTCTTCGTGCTCGACCGCACCGACGGCAGCTTCATCTCGGCCACACCCTTCACCACGGTGACCTGGGCGCTCGGCTACGACGAAAAGGGGCGTCCGATCGAGAACCCCGCGAAGGACTTTCGTGGGCGACCGCAGTTCATCCGACCCTCCCCCTACGGTGGGCACAGCTGGCAGCCCTGGAGCTACCACCCGGGGACGGGGCTGGTCTACTTCCCCAAGCGCGACATGGGTTCGATCTTCGCGGGCGTGACCGAGTGGGCCTACAAGCCGAAGACCTGGAACATGGGCTTCGACACGGCTTCCCTCGACTCCTTCAGCGAGAGCGATGGAGGCCCGATGACCGCCTCGCTGATCGCGTGGGATCCCGTCGCGCAGAAGGAGGTCTGGAGCGTCCCCCACGTCACCGGGTTCAACGGTGGCACCCTCGCCACTGCGGGGGGGCTCGTCTTCCAGGGCAGCTCGGACGGTCGCTTCGTCGCGTATCGTGCGACCGACGGAGAGAAGCTCTGGGAATCCCCGGCGAGCACGGGCGTGATCGCGGGCCCCGTGACCTACGAAGTCGATGGCGAGCAGTACGTCGCCGTGACCGCCGGCTGGGGCGCTTCATTCGCGTGGTCGGGCGGGCAGCTCGCACTGGCCGCCGGGGTGCGGGGCGGCGGCCGGGTCCTGACCTTCAAGCTGGGCGCCACGGGCGTCGTTCCGACGGGCAAGCCCCCGCTCGGCCCCGTGCCGCCTCCCACCTTCCGGGTCGAATCGACGGAGGCCGAACGGGCGGAAGGCAAAGAGCTCTTCCACTTCTACTGCTCCGTCTGCCATGGCCCGATGGCCGTCGCCGGGGGATCGGTCCCCGACCTCCGCCACCTCCCGGAATCCAAGCACGCCCTCTTCGAGGACATCGTCCTCGGTGGGCTCCTCCAACGGGGCGGCATGCCGGCCTTCCCCGATCAGCTCGACTCCGACCAGGTTCGCGTCGTCCAGGCCTGGATCCTCGAGCAGGCGCGACTGGCCTCGAGCCCGACCGACTGA